From Advenella kashmirensis WT001, the proteins below share one genomic window:
- a CDS encoding NAD(P)-dependent oxidoreductase, producing the protein MPHILVSKKIASSGIERLRAQDGFSIEVLEDYTQQQFTDSLAGADGVILYFQPLQAADIAGAPGLKIVSRHGVGYDSVDVAALEERNIPLTITPGANAVAVAEHAISLLLAVARRSASFDRDVRTGIWSRNAIIPMFELFGKRALIVGAGRIGNATIQRLRAFDMQLQVYDPALPENAPFDEGVERIWDLPGALGHADIVSLHIPLTPATLNLIDPRQMKRGSILVNTARGGVVNEYGLLEALRSGHILGAALDVFEVEPLAADHPLCLLNNVVLSPHISALSDGGLRRMSLEAAQNVIDYFCGSLKPEVVVTKTGLTV; encoded by the coding sequence ATGCCACATATTCTTGTTTCAAAAAAGATTGCTAGTTCTGGAATAGAACGTCTTCGTGCCCAGGATGGTTTTTCAATTGAAGTGCTTGAGGACTACACCCAACAGCAGTTCACCGACAGTTTGGCCGGTGCCGATGGAGTAATTCTGTACTTTCAGCCGCTTCAGGCTGCTGATATTGCCGGAGCTCCTGGGCTCAAGATAGTGTCCCGTCATGGTGTGGGCTACGATTCAGTTGATGTGGCGGCGCTTGAAGAGCGGAATATTCCATTGACAATTACGCCCGGAGCCAATGCGGTTGCGGTAGCTGAGCATGCAATATCGCTGCTACTGGCAGTGGCGCGGCGATCTGCAAGTTTTGACAGAGATGTTCGTACCGGCATTTGGTCTAGAAATGCCATAATCCCAATGTTTGAGCTCTTTGGGAAGCGTGCGTTGATCGTTGGTGCAGGACGTATTGGTAACGCCACAATCCAACGACTACGTGCCTTTGATATGCAACTTCAGGTGTACGATCCGGCCCTGCCAGAAAACGCGCCCTTCGATGAAGGCGTAGAGCGTATTTGGGATTTGCCGGGAGCGCTTGGTCATGCGGATATTGTAAGCCTTCACATCCCCTTGACACCAGCAACACTCAACTTAATTGATCCACGCCAGATGAAGCGGGGCTCAATACTAGTCAATACGGCCAGGGGCGGAGTCGTTAACGAGTATGGGTTGTTAGAAGCTCTGAGGAGCGGACACATTCTGGGCGCCGCTCTTGATGTTTTCGAAGTTGAGCCGCTTGCAGCAGATCACCCACTGTGTCTGTTGAATAATGTGGTTCTGTCACCGCATATTTCTGCACTAAGTGATGGTGGCCTGCGACGAATGTCGCTCGAGGCCGCTCAGAATGTCATTGACTATTTTTGCGGGTCGCTTAAGCCCGAGGTGGTTGTTACTAAGACGGGATTGACGGTATGA
- a CDS encoding alpha-hydroxy acid oxidase gives MSLDHLLSVSDFEQAAKKVLPRCVYGYVRGGTEDEQSLRANRLTFEDIGFLPRGLNIVDKRELSTELWGHKYSMPLGIAPTGLAGLVRHDCDLELARAAKQANVPFVISGSSSVPLEKLQLETTDNWYQAYFPGDRVRISRIIERLNAAKIQVLVVTIDTCVAANRENNARVDFTIPFRMTPRLLLDGILHPRWTLGVFLKTLYASGIPRFANLYEEIGPPITEEPAHGFRTGRDRLSWDDMIWLREQWKGRLVLKGIMHPHDASRAEKLGADGIIVSNHGGRQLDGTIAPLAALPAIIEAVSEAFPVMIDGGFRRGTDVLKAIAFGARLVFVGRATLYGAAVGGEAGVGRVLSILAAELDRDMALLGCAQLFEVTKALLRTRSVIAL, from the coding sequence ATGAGTTTAGATCACCTGCTTTCCGTATCTGATTTTGAGCAAGCAGCTAAAAAAGTGCTGCCTCGGTGTGTATACGGTTATGTACGCGGTGGAACCGAAGATGAACAGTCTTTGCGTGCCAACCGCTTAACCTTTGAGGATATTGGGTTCCTGCCTCGGGGTTTAAATATAGTCGATAAAAGAGAACTGTCGACAGAACTCTGGGGGCATAAGTATTCCATGCCACTAGGAATCGCCCCTACAGGCTTGGCTGGATTGGTACGGCATGACTGTGATCTCGAACTGGCCCGCGCGGCAAAGCAGGCCAATGTACCTTTCGTCATCAGCGGCTCATCCAGCGTTCCTCTAGAAAAACTGCAACTAGAAACGACAGACAATTGGTATCAGGCTTATTTTCCAGGGGATCGTGTAAGAATTTCCCGCATTATTGAGCGGCTGAACGCCGCAAAAATACAAGTGCTTGTGGTTACAATCGACACCTGTGTTGCCGCCAATCGAGAAAACAATGCTCGGGTAGATTTTACGATTCCTTTTCGAATGACTCCGCGTCTGTTGCTGGATGGCATCCTGCACCCACGTTGGACTTTAGGTGTATTTTTGAAAACCTTGTACGCAAGCGGCATTCCGAGGTTCGCGAATCTGTATGAAGAAATCGGTCCTCCCATTACCGAAGAGCCGGCCCATGGTTTTCGTACTGGCCGTGATAGACTTAGTTGGGACGATATGATTTGGCTGCGTGAACAATGGAAAGGGCGACTTGTGCTCAAGGGGATCATGCATCCGCACGATGCCAGCCGGGCTGAGAAATTAGGGGCAGATGGGATAATAGTATCTAATCATGGCGGTCGACAGCTGGACGGTACAATTGCGCCGCTCGCCGCTTTGCCTGCCATCATTGAAGCTGTTTCTGAGGCGTTTCCAGTCATGATAGATGGTGGGTTCAGGCGGGGAACTGATGTTCTTAAGGCCATTGCCTTTGGGGCGAGACTGGTTTTCGTGGGCCGTGCTACACTTTATGGGGCCGCCGTCGGCGGTGAAGCCGGGGTGGGGCGTGTATTATCTATACTCGCTGCTGAGCTAGATCGAGATATGGCTTTGCTAGGCTGCGCGCAACTTTTCGAGGTAACTAAGGCGCTGCTGAGAACCAGGAGTGTCATTGCATTGTGA
- a CDS encoding LacI family DNA-binding transcriptional regulator translates to MTDSVKAGPPGIGQTTLADVAALAGVSTSAVSRTFTPGASVAKKTRALVLDAAKNLGYRPNAIARTLSTRKSRIIGVVVSYLHNQFYPTVIERLSQLLQAHGYHVLLFINSDTSSSDEEMDALLPDILQYQVDGIVLASTMMSSKLATHCRSVGIPVVLFNRVAPVKEASTVTSDNYEGGRLAAQILLERGARRIGFISGLEDSSTTQDRERGFLDELTRHHKRLFARISGEYDFTLARAATCEIFHRSKRPDALFVANDHMAFAVIDALRIDCGLDVPKDVQVVGFDNVPQAAWGGYQLTTIEQDSEQMARATVAILLKHIESGIAVPQRVVTPVRAIMRATTLSI, encoded by the coding sequence ATGACTGATTCTGTAAAAGCCGGGCCACCTGGCATCGGGCAAACGACATTGGCAGATGTGGCTGCTCTCGCGGGCGTGAGTACATCAGCTGTCAGCCGTACTTTCACGCCAGGTGCAAGCGTGGCAAAGAAAACGCGAGCGTTGGTTCTGGATGCCGCCAAAAACCTAGGTTACCGCCCCAACGCTATAGCTAGAACCTTGTCTACCCGGAAATCGCGCATCATTGGCGTTGTAGTTTCGTATCTGCACAACCAATTTTACCCGACTGTAATTGAACGGCTGTCGCAATTGCTGCAGGCGCATGGCTATCACGTACTCCTTTTCATTAATAGTGATACGAGCTCAAGTGACGAGGAGATGGACGCCTTGTTGCCAGACATTCTTCAGTACCAAGTAGACGGCATTGTTCTTGCCAGCACGATGATGTCCTCCAAGCTAGCAACGCATTGTCGATCCGTTGGAATACCTGTCGTCTTGTTTAACCGGGTGGCGCCTGTGAAAGAGGCGAGTACAGTTACCTCCGACAACTACGAAGGAGGGCGGCTTGCAGCTCAGATTTTATTGGAACGCGGGGCTCGCCGCATAGGGTTCATCAGCGGGCTGGAAGATTCCTCAACGACACAGGATCGCGAAAGAGGCTTCCTGGACGAACTAACTCGACACCATAAGCGACTTTTTGCACGGATCTCAGGTGAATATGATTTCACGCTGGCAAGGGCAGCAACTTGTGAAATATTCCACCGATCGAAACGGCCTGATGCGCTATTTGTTGCCAACGATCACATGGCTTTTGCGGTGATCGATGCGCTTAGAATAGACTGCGGCTTGGATGTACCGAAAGATGTCCAGGTTGTCGGGTTCGACAACGTGCCGCAAGCTGCCTGGGGCGGGTATCAGCTTACGACGATAGAGCAGGATTCAGAACAAATGGCTCGGGCGACCGTTGCAATATTGCTAAAACATATTGAATCAGGTATCGCTGTCCCTCAGCGTGTAGTAACTCCTGTTAGGGCTATTATGCGCGCTACCACGCTTTCGATATAA